One Brachybacterium aquaticum genomic region harbors:
- a CDS encoding cupin domain-containing protein gives MTETTFDQPFPLGEPNDAFAQYFIGRSYLAPLTGGSTPVSNVTFEPGCRNNWHIHHGEDGAGDQILLCTAGSGWYQADGEEPVRMTPGTSVRIPAGTKHWHGATSDAWFSHLAFITPGESVRNEWLEPVTDEVYAQLPTTNGETA, from the coding sequence ATGACCGAGACGACCTTCGACCAGCCCTTCCCACTCGGGGAGCCCAACGACGCCTTCGCGCAGTACTTCATCGGCCGGTCCTACCTGGCCCCGCTCACCGGCGGCAGCACCCCGGTCAGCAACGTGACCTTCGAGCCGGGCTGCCGCAACAACTGGCACATCCACCACGGCGAGGACGGCGCCGGCGACCAGATCCTGCTGTGCACGGCCGGGTCCGGCTGGTACCAGGCCGACGGCGAGGAGCCGGTGCGCATGACCCCGGGCACGAGCGTCCGCATCCCCGCCGGGACGAAGCACTGGCACGGCGCGACCTCCGACGCCTGGTTCTCGCACCTGGCCTTCATCACGCCCGGCGAGAGCGTGCGCAACGAATGGCTCGAGCCCGTCACCGACGAGGTCTACGCGCAGCTTCCCACCACGAACGGAGAGACCGCATGA
- a CDS encoding aldo/keto reductase codes for MSILEETYTLTGGAEIPRLGLGTWFIDDDKAADAVRAAVEIGYRHIDTAQAYGNESGVGEGVRTSGVAREELFVSTKIAAEVKDYDAAVASIQGSLATMGLGYLLEHAEMVPQVNQLLVHAGNTPRELLEFCEAQGIRVQAYSPIAHSAIIENPDVQAMAERYGVTVPQLCIRYTLQLGTVSLPKTANPEHMRANAQVDFEITAEDMAALEGLEARDYGEHAAFPVFSGE; via the coding sequence ATGAGCATCCTGGAGGAGACCTACACCCTGACCGGCGGCGCCGAGATCCCGCGCCTCGGGCTCGGCACATGGTTCATCGACGACGACAAGGCGGCAGACGCAGTCCGCGCCGCGGTCGAGATCGGCTATCGCCACATCGACACCGCCCAGGCCTACGGCAACGAGAGCGGCGTCGGCGAGGGCGTGCGCACCTCCGGCGTCGCGCGCGAGGAGCTCTTCGTCTCGACGAAGATCGCCGCCGAGGTGAAGGACTACGACGCCGCCGTCGCCTCGATCCAGGGGTCGCTCGCGACGATGGGCCTGGGCTACTTGCTCGAGCACGCCGAGATGGTGCCGCAAGTGAACCAGCTGCTGGTCCACGCCGGGAACACGCCCCGCGAGCTGCTGGAGTTCTGCGAGGCGCAGGGCATCCGCGTCCAGGCCTACTCCCCCATCGCCCACAGCGCGATCATCGAGAATCCCGACGTGCAGGCGATGGCCGAGCGGTACGGGGTCACCGTCCCGCAGCTGTGCATCCGATACACGCTGCAGCTGGGCACCGTCTCGCTGCCGAAGACCGCGAACCCGGAGCACATGCGCGCGAACGCCCAGGTTGACTTCGAGATCACCGCGGAGGACATGGCCGCGCTGGAGGGCCTGGAGGCGCGGGACTACGGCGAGCACGCCGCGTTCCCGGTGTTCAGCGGGGAGTGA
- a CDS encoding metal-sensitive transcriptional regulator, producing MDLNPDDMTPVVNRLKRAQGQLAAVTRMIEEGKDCKAVVTQLSAVSKALDRAGFAIIASGMEQCMTSPEKDLDRKELEKLFLTLA from the coding sequence ATGGACCTGAACCCCGATGACATGACTCCTGTGGTCAACCGCCTCAAGCGCGCCCAGGGGCAGCTCGCGGCCGTCACCCGGATGATCGAGGAGGGCAAGGACTGCAAGGCCGTCGTCACGCAGCTCTCCGCCGTTTCCAAGGCGCTGGACCGCGCCGGCTTCGCGATCATCGCCAGCGGCATGGAGCAGTGCATGACCAGCCCGGAGAAGGACCTGGACCGCAAGGAGCTCGAGAAGCTGTTCCTCACGCTCGCGTGA
- a CDS encoding sulfite exporter TauE/SafE family protein, with product MTPTLALTLLLAVLIGVSLGLLGGGGSILTVPILAYVAGLPAKEAIAASLVVVGVTSAAGAISHARAGRVRWRTGVRFGAAGMAGAFLGGLLGGHIPSAVLMVAFALMMIATSVAMLRGRRGAPAEEGPTREPSASRIALEGLAVGLVTGLVGAGGGFLVVPALALLAGLPMPVAVGTSLVVIAMKSFAGLAGYLTSVSLDWALVGGVTLAAVLGSLLGARAAGHLPERALRTGFGVFVLAMGALVLVQELPGAVGAVVGGVVALLALLAAGCWMLVSSRPLRTARPASHTPRGI from the coding sequence GTGACACCCACCCTCGCGCTCACCCTGCTGCTGGCCGTACTCATCGGAGTCTCCCTGGGGCTGCTCGGCGGCGGGGGCTCGATCCTGACGGTGCCCATCCTCGCCTACGTGGCGGGGCTTCCGGCCAAGGAGGCGATCGCCGCCTCGCTCGTCGTTGTCGGCGTGACCTCGGCCGCCGGCGCCATCAGCCACGCCCGCGCCGGCCGGGTGCGGTGGCGCACCGGGGTGAGGTTCGGGGCCGCCGGTATGGCCGGGGCCTTCCTGGGCGGACTCCTCGGCGGGCACATCCCGAGCGCGGTGCTGATGGTCGCGTTCGCACTGATGATGATCGCGACGTCGGTCGCGATGCTCCGGGGCCGACGGGGCGCGCCCGCAGAGGAGGGACCGACCCGGGAGCCGTCCGCGAGCAGGATCGCGCTCGAAGGGCTCGCGGTGGGCCTGGTCACCGGGCTCGTCGGCGCGGGCGGCGGCTTCCTGGTGGTGCCCGCGCTAGCGCTGCTGGCCGGACTGCCGATGCCGGTCGCCGTGGGCACGTCGCTGGTGGTCATCGCGATGAAGTCGTTCGCAGGTCTCGCCGGCTATCTCACCTCCGTCTCGCTGGACTGGGCCCTGGTGGGCGGGGTGACGCTGGCAGCCGTGCTCGGCTCCCTGCTCGGCGCGCGAGCGGCAGGCCATCTCCCCGAGCGGGCGCTGCGCACGGGCTTCGGGGTGTTCGTCCTCGCCATGGGGGCTCTCGTCCTCGTGCAGGAGCTCCCGGGCGCAGTCGGCGCCGTCGTCGGCGGAGTCGTGGCGCTTCTCGCCCTGCTCGCCGCCGGATGCTGGATGCTGGTGTCGTCCCGTCCGCTGCGCACCGCCCGACCCGCCTCGCATACCCCCCGGGGTATCTGA
- a CDS encoding MBL fold metallo-hydrolase, with protein sequence MLLERIYDEDLSQAGYFIGCQAQKEALVVDPRRDIQVYLDLAAHHGMTITAVAETHIHADFLSGTRELAAATDSTAYVSGEGGEDWQYGFEAERLHDGESIQLGNITVTARHTPGHTPEHLSYLVTDGAFADEPGYFLTGDFVFSGDLGRPDLLDEAVGMEDTRFAGAKQLFASLKSAFLTLPDHVQVFPGHGAGSACGKALGALPSTTVGYERRFAWWGPFLENDDEQGFIDELLDGQPDAHAYFARMKRQNTDGPALLGERPAPREVATGELSGGLADGSLALVDTRPVAEVHAGTVHGALSIPSLGKAATHIGWAFDPETDDAQLVVLAPDAATAATYGDHFVRVGVDALTGYIPSLDGLELSAPATVAPADLAALRAQEPDAHLLDVRTRTEHAAGTVDDADQLSAGKVLFHPGDLPAKDAGRLITFCQSGLRNSVAAAALRRAGYDVVELEGSYAGWSRWAAAQHELGTTGADAR encoded by the coding sequence ATGCTTCTCGAACGGATCTATGACGAGGACCTGTCCCAGGCCGGCTACTTCATCGGCTGTCAGGCGCAGAAGGAAGCGCTGGTGGTGGATCCGCGGCGCGACATCCAGGTCTACCTCGACCTCGCCGCCCACCACGGCATGACCATCACCGCCGTGGCCGAGACCCACATCCACGCCGACTTCCTCTCCGGCACCCGCGAGCTCGCCGCCGCCACCGACTCCACGGCGTACGTCTCCGGCGAGGGCGGCGAGGACTGGCAATACGGCTTCGAGGCCGAGCGCCTGCACGACGGCGAGTCGATCCAGCTGGGCAACATCACCGTCACCGCCCGCCACACCCCGGGCCACACCCCCGAGCACCTCAGCTACCTGGTCACCGACGGCGCCTTCGCCGACGAGCCCGGCTACTTCCTCACCGGCGACTTCGTGTTCTCCGGGGACCTGGGCCGCCCGGACCTGCTGGACGAGGCCGTGGGCATGGAGGACACCCGCTTCGCCGGCGCGAAGCAGCTGTTCGCCTCCCTGAAGAGCGCGTTCCTCACCCTCCCCGATCACGTGCAGGTGTTCCCCGGCCACGGCGCCGGCTCCGCCTGCGGGAAGGCGCTGGGCGCGCTGCCCTCCACCACGGTGGGCTACGAGCGGAGGTTCGCCTGGTGGGGCCCGTTCCTGGAGAACGACGACGAGCAGGGCTTCATCGACGAGCTGCTGGACGGCCAGCCCGACGCCCACGCCTACTTCGCCCGCATGAAGCGGCAGAACACCGACGGCCCCGCCCTTCTGGGCGAGCGCCCCGCCCCGCGCGAGGTGGCGACCGGTGAGCTCTCCGGCGGCCTCGCCGACGGCTCTCTCGCCCTGGTGGACACCCGCCCCGTGGCGGAGGTGCATGCGGGCACGGTGCACGGCGCGCTGTCGATCCCCTCCCTCGGCAAGGCCGCCACCCACATCGGCTGGGCCTTCGACCCCGAGACCGACGACGCCCAGCTGGTGGTGCTCGCGCCCGACGCGGCCACCGCCGCCACCTACGGCGACCACTTCGTGCGGGTGGGCGTGGACGCGCTCACCGGCTACATCCCCTCCCTGGACGGGCTGGAGCTGTCCGCCCCCGCCACCGTGGCCCCGGCGGACCTCGCCGCGCTGCGCGCGCAGGAGCCGGATGCGCACCTGCTGGACGTGCGCACGCGCACCGAGCACGCCGCCGGCACGGTGGACGACGCCGACCAGCTCTCCGCCGGCAAGGTGCTCTTCCACCCCGGCGACCTGCCCGCGAAGGACGCCGGGCGCCTGATCACCTTCTGCCAGTCCGGGCTGCGCAACTCCGTGGCCGCGGCCGCGCTGCGCCGCGCCGGCTACGACGTGGTGGAGCTGGAGGGCAGCTACGCCGGCTGGTCCCGCTGGGCCGCCGCACAGCACGAGCTGGGGACCACCGGAGCGGACGCCCGATGA
- a CDS encoding rhodanese-like domain-containing protein, whose amino-acid sequence MTATPTTRTVTPAELAHRLSTDPELMVIDVRTPGEFETVHIPGSHNVPLDLLTAHTDTLAGRMGEHVVLVCRSGARAGKACEALQQSGLEGIDVLDGGIAAYQDAVGEVNRSGGRWAMDRQVRMTAGTLVLAGTLAGQLVHRRLGLVAGAIGAGLTYSALSDTCAMAAVLGRMPWNRTADSPTVETALVPGGVAAR is encoded by the coding sequence ATGACCGCCACCCCCACCACTCGCACCGTGACCCCTGCCGAGCTCGCCCACCGCCTCAGCACGGACCCCGAGCTGATGGTGATCGACGTGCGCACCCCCGGCGAGTTCGAGACCGTCCACATCCCCGGCTCCCACAACGTGCCACTGGACCTGCTCACCGCCCACACCGACACGCTCGCCGGCCGCATGGGCGAGCACGTGGTGCTGGTGTGCCGCTCCGGCGCCCGCGCCGGGAAGGCCTGCGAGGCGCTGCAGCAGTCCGGCCTGGAGGGCATCGACGTGCTCGACGGCGGCATCGCCGCCTACCAGGACGCCGTGGGCGAGGTGAACCGCAGCGGCGGCCGCTGGGCGATGGACCGCCAGGTGCGGATGACGGCAGGCACCCTGGTGCTCGCCGGCACCCTCGCCGGACAGCTGGTCCACCGACGCCTGGGCCTGGTCGCGGGCGCGATCGGCGCAGGGCTCACCTACTCGGCGCTCAGCGACACCTGCGCCATGGCCGCGGTGCTCGGCAGGATGCCGTGGAACCGCACGGCCGACTCCCCCACCGTCGAGACCGCCCTGGTGCCCGGCGGCGTCGCGGCGCGCTGA
- a CDS encoding VOC family protein yields the protein MSESPAPTAGPLPRGIQHIGVTVPDLDAATTFFVEGLGAKVAYDGLTPEDEPREGEEVERQLGLPSGAAIHRQRMIVIGEGPGLEVFEIRGEQRAASGLADFGLNHISLYCDDIEGSLARLVAAGGRPLSEVHGNSRHEDSPGNGSVYVKAPWGMLIELQTIPSGHYYDEDSQAEVWMPSPR from the coding sequence ATGTCAGAGTCCCCCGCTCCCACCGCCGGCCCCCTGCCCCGCGGCATCCAGCACATTGGGGTGACGGTCCCCGATCTCGACGCCGCCACCACGTTCTTCGTCGAGGGGCTCGGCGCGAAGGTCGCCTACGACGGCCTCACCCCCGAGGACGAGCCGCGCGAGGGCGAGGAGGTGGAGCGTCAGCTGGGTCTGCCCTCCGGCGCTGCCATCCATCGCCAGCGAATGATCGTGATCGGCGAGGGCCCGGGGCTCGAGGTGTTCGAGATCCGCGGGGAGCAGCGCGCGGCGTCCGGCCTCGCGGACTTCGGCCTGAACCACATCTCCCTGTACTGCGACGACATCGAGGGCAGCCTCGCGCGGCTGGTCGCGGCCGGGGGCAGGCCCCTGTCCGAAGTGCACGGCAACAGCCGCCACGAGGACTCACCGGGCAACGGCAGCGTCTACGTGAAGGCGCCGTGGGGGATGCTCATCGAGCTGCAGACCATCCCGTCCGGCCACTACTACGACGAGGACTCGCAGGCCGAGGTCTGGATGCCCTCCCCGCGCTGA
- a CDS encoding IS256 family transposase — MTDEKTPGGPSGQDLVEQLKAAGQLDALLAQIDAGNVELTGDGGFVPALVKAALERGLQAELSSHLGNEKGSEDASKHANSRNGTTPKTVQSEVGPIALDVPRDRAGSFTPRLVPKGQRRLGGLDDMIISLYASGVTIRDIQHHLASTLGTDLSHETISNVTDAVLEEVSAWQARPLEEFYPVLYLDAIRIKIRENSQVINRAAYIAVGVDLDGVKHVLGIWVPDTEGSAFWAHVCADLANRGVRDVLIVCCDGLKGLPEAVEATWPDSMVQTCVVYLIRAATRFVAYEDRKKVAAALKPIYTAASEDAAWAALVEFETSSLGQKYPSIVMTWKNSWDRFVPFLQFPPMLRKVIYTTNAIESLNYQLRKVTKNGGHFPSTDAAVKLLWLAICNIEDKRAADRARDRGKPANERKAQGRLVEGQVVSNWKQALAQLAAAYPDRITPYL; from the coding sequence ATGACCGACGAGAAGACGCCGGGTGGGCCTTCGGGCCAGGACCTGGTCGAGCAGTTGAAGGCCGCCGGGCAGCTGGACGCGCTGCTCGCTCAGATCGACGCCGGGAATGTAGAGCTGACCGGCGATGGCGGGTTCGTGCCCGCGCTGGTCAAGGCCGCGCTGGAACGGGGCCTGCAGGCCGAGCTGAGCAGCCATCTCGGCAACGAGAAGGGCTCTGAGGACGCGTCGAAGCACGCCAACTCCCGTAACGGGACGACGCCGAAGACGGTCCAGTCGGAGGTCGGGCCGATCGCGCTGGACGTCCCGAGGGACCGTGCCGGCTCGTTCACGCCGCGCCTGGTCCCGAAAGGCCAGCGGCGCCTGGGCGGCCTCGATGACATGATCATCAGCCTCTATGCCAGCGGGGTGACGATCCGGGACATCCAGCATCACCTGGCGTCCACGCTCGGCACGGACCTGTCGCACGAGACGATCTCGAACGTCACCGACGCCGTGCTCGAGGAGGTCTCCGCGTGGCAGGCGAGGCCGCTGGAGGAGTTCTACCCAGTCCTCTATCTCGACGCGATCCGAATCAAGATCCGGGAGAACAGCCAGGTCATCAACCGCGCCGCCTACATTGCGGTCGGCGTCGATCTTGACGGGGTCAAGCACGTGCTGGGGATCTGGGTCCCGGACACCGAGGGGTCGGCGTTCTGGGCCCATGTCTGCGCTGACCTCGCCAACCGCGGAGTGCGGGACGTGCTGATCGTGTGCTGCGACGGGCTCAAGGGCCTGCCGGAGGCGGTCGAGGCGACCTGGCCGGACTCGATGGTCCAGACCTGCGTGGTCTACCTGATCCGGGCCGCGACGCGGTTTGTGGCCTACGAGGACCGCAAGAAGGTCGCCGCCGCGCTGAAGCCCATCTACACCGCGGCCAGCGAGGACGCGGCCTGGGCGGCGCTGGTCGAGTTCGAGACCTCGTCACTGGGGCAGAAGTACCCCTCGATCGTGATGACCTGGAAGAACTCGTGGGACCGGTTCGTGCCGTTCCTCCAGTTCCCGCCGATGCTGAGGAAGGTCATCTACACGACCAACGCGATCGAGTCGTTGAACTACCAGCTGCGGAAGGTCACGAAGAACGGTGGACACTTCCCCTCGACGGACGCGGCCGTGAAGCTGCTCTGGCTCGCGATCTGCAACATCGAAGACAAGCGCGCCGCCGATCGCGCCCGAGACCGTGGCAAGCCCGCGAACGAGCGGAAGGCCCAGGGCCGGCTCGTCGAGGGGCAGGTCGTCTCGAATTGGAAGCAGGCCCTCGCCCAGCTCGCCGCCGCCTACCCCGACCGGATCACCCCATACCTGTGA
- a CDS encoding IS1634 family transposase: MVFLRKVKTASGATAVQIAERKKRRDVVLEHLGSAHTEAELAALMSAGRDKINAGQEALDLGLPRDPQSAVVHSKRSRQLVETLQVAWTALGFDVIEDEAFFQLVAARLIEPTSMSDSARVLTEVGMDPVHRSTMKRCLARVAEREYRDHIATKCVEHAATSGDISLVLYDVTTLYFEAEHEDELRKVGYSKERRVDSRIVVGLLVDRGGFPLEIGCFEGNHAETRTIVPIIKQFQTRHNLADMVVVADAGMLSTANLTALDEAELKFIGGSRQVKAPGDLENHFHWEGDAFTDGQLIDTITPRHGNTRTERKKNRREPVWDPEQHLVHWRAVWAYSRKRAVRDGHTLTAQENRARAVIDGDVAVKSTRFLKNHWACQFVCVSGVFTGMG; the protein is encoded by the coding sequence ATGGTGTTTCTGCGGAAGGTGAAGACGGCGTCGGGTGCGACTGCGGTGCAGATCGCCGAGCGGAAGAAACGCCGGGATGTAGTGCTGGAGCACCTCGGCTCCGCCCATACCGAGGCCGAGCTTGCCGCGCTGATGAGTGCGGGCCGGGACAAGATCAACGCGGGCCAGGAGGCCCTTGACCTGGGTCTTCCGCGGGATCCGCAGTCAGCGGTGGTCCACTCGAAACGCTCCCGCCAGCTGGTGGAGACGCTCCAGGTGGCATGGACGGCGCTGGGGTTCGACGTCATCGAGGACGAGGCGTTCTTCCAGCTCGTCGCCGCGAGACTGATCGAGCCGACCTCGATGAGCGACTCCGCTCGCGTGCTGACCGAGGTTGGGATGGACCCGGTGCACCGCTCGACGATGAAGCGCTGCCTGGCCCGCGTCGCCGAGCGCGAGTACCGCGACCATATTGCCACGAAGTGCGTCGAACACGCTGCCACCAGCGGTGACATCTCGCTGGTCCTCTACGACGTCACCACGCTCTACTTTGAGGCGGAGCACGAGGACGAGCTGCGGAAGGTCGGCTACTCCAAGGAACGCCGGGTCGATTCGCGGATCGTGGTGGGTCTTCTGGTGGATCGTGGCGGGTTCCCGTTGGAGATCGGCTGCTTCGAGGGGAACCATGCCGAGACCCGGACGATCGTGCCGATCATCAAGCAGTTCCAGACCCGCCACAACCTTGCCGACATGGTTGTGGTCGCTGATGCCGGGATGCTCTCCACCGCCAATCTGACGGCGCTGGACGAGGCGGAGCTGAAGTTCATCGGCGGCTCGAGACAGGTGAAAGCGCCGGGTGACCTGGAGAATCACTTCCACTGGGAGGGGGATGCGTTCACCGATGGGCAGTTGATCGACACGATCACCCCGCGCCACGGCAACACCAGGACCGAGCGAAAGAAGAACCGGCGGGAGCCGGTCTGGGACCCCGAGCAGCATCTCGTGCACTGGCGGGCCGTCTGGGCTTACTCCCGCAAACGCGCAGTCCGGGACGGACACACGCTCACTGCGCAGGAGAACCGGGCCCGGGCCGTGATCGACGGGGACGTGGCGGTGAAGTCGACCCGGTTCTTGAAGAACCACTGGGCCTGTCAATTTGTCTGTGTAAGCGGGGTGTTCACAGGTATGGGGTGA
- a CDS encoding UvrD-helicase domain-containing protein: MSDGIIAISDTFLPTLTTVPRDVAGQVTSTLDTLRTTPESPGLHVEPIQNAKDDRIRSVRVNRQYRVLVFRLNSSGQNVWLVEGIYDHDDAYRKARTLYLRMNPISGTTEIRSDEDAVKTGGGYSEEEVRSRAAALAEKLAAERMLAQQQSGLEAEEEASDAASPGEGEEAAVEEVAPSVPVPSGPFLEYTAQQLIEDLGLDPDLAEEAAQATGEELDALTSRTKGWQGTALLDLATGSTLEEVRASYFTGVIGGSEVGTPSGTEDVLESLSAEKSQASYHLIEDDKALAEVLASGSFAQWRIFLHPEQKTYVDVNTRGPYRVTGGAGTGKTVVLVHRAVRLARKSVEAGHPARIVLTTYTRTLAESLDQQVRTLAPDIARPDALGKPGIHVTGVDRIAYGVITGAQDLAPMASVLGWTARGPKFTRHAREWDIAIDTAAAAGNVRDRSQPHVTAAFLIDEYREVVLPHRVLTEGEYLRVTRSGRGTRLGRAQRREVWAAIAAYRENGKRDAALDWDETSAVAAAILDARAEATGERVADHVLVDEGQDLRPTQWQMLRALVAEGEDDMFIAEDSHQRIYSNPVKLGRYGIAIRGRSRRLKLNYRTTAQNLAFAVSILRGGAFDIAAMEDDDPADEVVHGGERGTFRSARSGPEVTFLPATDLADEIEKVASLLRDWLDEVVKEGGDPSTIGVLTRFNKTRDTLVRALDDRGLRVVSVDRNTTYRGGAPLVMSFHRAKGMEFTHVVLFGVDDSSSIDPSRGAYDDQTREAAELQERSLLYVGATRARDKLAVAWRGRESALWCR, from the coding sequence ATGAGCGACGGCATCATCGCCATCTCGGACACCTTCCTGCCCACCCTCACGACGGTGCCCAGGGACGTGGCGGGGCAGGTCACGTCCACTCTCGACACCCTGCGCACGACTCCCGAGTCGCCCGGCCTCCACGTCGAGCCGATCCAGAACGCCAAGGACGACCGGATCCGCTCCGTCCGCGTGAACCGCCAGTACCGGGTGCTCGTATTCCGCCTGAACTCGTCCGGGCAGAACGTGTGGCTCGTCGAGGGCATCTACGACCACGACGACGCCTACCGCAAGGCGCGCACGCTCTACCTGCGCATGAACCCGATCTCCGGCACCACCGAGATCCGGTCCGACGAGGACGCCGTGAAGACCGGCGGTGGCTACAGCGAGGAGGAGGTGCGCTCCCGCGCCGCAGCACTCGCCGAGAAGCTCGCGGCGGAGCGCATGCTCGCGCAGCAGCAGAGCGGCCTCGAGGCTGAGGAGGAGGCGTCGGACGCCGCATCGCCGGGGGAGGGCGAAGAGGCAGCTGTCGAGGAGGTGGCGCCGTCAGTTCCCGTGCCCTCGGGCCCGTTCCTCGAGTACACCGCGCAGCAGCTGATCGAGGACCTCGGCCTCGACCCCGACCTCGCGGAGGAGGCGGCTCAGGCGACGGGGGAGGAGCTCGACGCCCTCACGAGCCGCACGAAGGGCTGGCAGGGCACCGCCCTGCTCGACCTCGCCACCGGCTCGACCCTGGAGGAGGTGCGTGCGTCGTACTTCACGGGTGTGATCGGCGGCAGCGAGGTCGGCACCCCGTCGGGCACCGAGGATGTCCTCGAATCGCTGAGCGCCGAGAAGTCGCAGGCGAGCTACCACCTCATCGAGGACGACAAGGCGCTCGCCGAGGTCCTCGCCTCCGGCAGCTTCGCCCAGTGGCGCATCTTCCTCCACCCCGAGCAGAAGACCTACGTCGACGTGAACACCCGTGGCCCGTACCGGGTCACCGGCGGTGCCGGCACCGGGAAGACCGTGGTCCTCGTGCACCGCGCCGTACGGCTCGCGAGGAAGTCCGTGGAGGCCGGTCACCCGGCGCGGATCGTGCTCACCACCTACACCCGCACCCTCGCCGAATCGCTCGACCAGCAGGTCCGCACCCTCGCCCCGGACATCGCGCGTCCCGACGCGCTCGGCAAACCCGGCATCCACGTCACCGGCGTGGACCGGATCGCCTACGGCGTGATCACCGGCGCTCAGGACCTCGCCCCGATGGCGAGCGTGCTCGGATGGACGGCGCGGGGACCGAAGTTCACCCGCCACGCCCGCGAATGGGACATCGCGATCGACACCGCGGCCGCAGCCGGGAACGTCCGTGACCGCAGCCAGCCGCACGTCACCGCAGCGTTCCTTATAGACGAGTACCGGGAGGTGGTCCTCCCGCACCGCGTTCTTACCGAGGGGGAGTACCTGCGCGTGACCCGGAGCGGACGCGGCACCAGGCTCGGCCGCGCCCAGCGGCGCGAGGTGTGGGCCGCGATCGCCGCCTACCGCGAGAACGGCAAGCGCGACGCCGCCCTCGATTGGGACGAGACCTCCGCCGTGGCCGCCGCGATCCTCGACGCGCGCGCCGAGGCGACGGGGGAGCGGGTCGCCGACCACGTGCTGGTCGACGAGGGCCAGGACCTCCGCCCCACCCAGTGGCAGATGCTCCGAGCGCTGGTCGCCGAGGGCGAGGACGACATGTTCATCGCCGAGGACTCCCACCAGCGCATCTACTCCAACCCTGTGAAGCTCGGCCGCTACGGTATCGCCATCCGCGGCCGGTCACGCCGCCTGAAGCTCAACTACCGCACCACCGCGCAGAACCTGGCTTTCGCCGTGTCGATCCTGCGCGGCGGCGCCTTCGACATCGCCGCCATGGAGGACGACGACCCGGCCGACGAGGTCGTCCACGGCGGGGAACGCGGCACCTTCCGCTCCGCCCGCAGCGGACCCGAGGTGACGTTCCTGCCCGCCACCGACCTGGCCGACGAGATCGAGAAGGTCGCCTCACTGCTGCGCGACTGGCTCGATGAGGTCGTCAAGGAGGGCGGGGACCCGTCGACCATCGGCGTGCTCACGCGGTTCAACAAGACCCGCGACACCCTGGTGCGCGCGCTCGACGACCGCGGTCTCCGCGTGGTGTCGGTGGACCGCAACACCACCTACCGCGGCGGGGCGCCGCTGGTGATGTCGTTCCACCGGGCCAAGGGCATGGAGTTCACGCACGTGGTCCTGTTTGGCGTGGACGACTCGTCGTCCATCGATCCCTCGCGGGGTGCGTATGACGACCAGACCCGTGAGGCGGCGGAGCTGCAAGAGCGGTCGCTGCTGTACGTGGGGGCGACGCGGGCGCGGGATAAGTTGGCGGTGGCGTGGCGTGGTCGGGAGAGTGCTCTTTGGTGCCGATAG